One genomic segment of Borrelia coriaceae includes these proteins:
- a CDS encoding PTS transporter subunit EIIC: protein MISFLKVFRFANLQKFSNAVRLPLSVVTIFCLMLGIGSVLLNPSSLFYVDNVVFKVILGLIKNVSSMIISNIPLIFVVGITVGVARVQKGPAALSALVGYLIFNVTENYFLDVFSKLVEPGLMSSVGQINFMGIQTLNTGILGALSVGLLVGYLHNKFYFIELPGPLNFLSGFRFVPIVILPFCILLGVIFVLIWPNFNGFIVSFGAFISKFNYFDSFLYGFLNRMLIPLGLHSILTFPFNFTSLGGTEVVNGQVVGGIQNIFYAQLTDPYLTKFSSSLSRFNSGFYLSIMFGLPGAALGVYRGIIHNDKSKIVSLLFSGAFAAFLTGITEPLEFLFVFTAPLLYFIHAIYTGFALLLANIFDITVGVTFSSGFFDFFMFGILQGHAKTNWIYLLPLGLTFFVLYYFTFKWLYNYFDFQIFGVDEPFFVGSEGEVEGMGVAHLISQGLGGLDNIKEFDVVSTNLRFVVFSPELVSEDILKKTGALNIVTIDNTIKIDYGTNVFYLKQAIENYSPEKLLKASVVVVSDNVKHGIQAYIEMKEDDKLEKQGSVGKLYKVNKDDGDN, encoded by the coding sequence GTGATAAGTTTTTTAAAAGTTTTTAGATTTGCTAATTTGCAAAAGTTTTCTAATGCAGTGAGATTACCACTTTCTGTTGTGACAATTTTTTGTTTGATGCTTGGAATCGGATCTGTATTGCTAAATCCTTCTAGTTTATTTTATGTTGACAATGTTGTTTTTAAAGTTATTTTAGGACTTATTAAGAATGTAAGTAGTATGATCATCTCAAATATTCCATTGATTTTTGTTGTAGGGATTACTGTTGGTGTTGCTAGAGTTCAAAAAGGTCCAGCTGCACTCTCAGCTCTTGTTGGGTATTTGATTTTTAATGTGACTGAAAATTATTTTTTAGATGTATTCTCAAAACTTGTTGAGCCTGGTTTGATGTCTTCTGTTGGTCAAATAAATTTTATGGGAATTCAAACTTTAAATACAGGCATTTTGGGTGCTTTATCAGTTGGACTTTTAGTCGGGTATTTGCATAATAAATTTTATTTTATTGAGTTGCCTGGACCTTTGAACTTTCTTTCTGGTTTTCGGTTTGTTCCCATAGTAATTTTACCTTTTTGTATTTTATTGGGGGTAATATTCGTTTTAATTTGGCCTAATTTTAATGGATTTATTGTTTCTTTTGGAGCCTTTATTTCTAAGTTTAATTATTTCGATAGTTTTCTTTATGGGTTTTTAAATAGAATGCTCATTCCTTTAGGTCTTCATTCTATCCTTACTTTTCCTTTTAATTTTACTTCTTTAGGGGGAACTGAGGTGGTTAATGGTCAAGTTGTTGGTGGTATTCAGAATATATTCTATGCTCAGTTGACAGATCCATATCTTACTAAATTTTCTTCAAGCCTTTCTAGGTTTAATAGTGGATTTTATCTCTCTATTATGTTTGGACTTCCTGGTGCAGCATTAGGGGTTTATAGAGGAATCATTCATAATGATAAGAGTAAGATCGTATCATTATTATTTTCTGGGGCTTTTGCAGCTTTTTTGACTGGAATTACAGAACCTTTGGAATTTCTTTTTGTTTTTACAGCACCTTTGCTTTATTTTATACATGCTATTTATACGGGCTTTGCATTGTTGCTTGCTAATATATTTGATATTACAGTTGGGGTTACTTTTTCTTCTGGATTTTTTGATTTCTTTATGTTTGGAATATTACAAGGGCATGCCAAGACAAATTGGATTTATTTATTACCATTAGGATTGACATTTTTTGTTTTGTATTATTTTACTTTTAAATGGCTTTATAATTATTTTGATTTTCAGATTTTTGGCGTTGATGAGCCATTTTTTGTTGGTAGTGAAGGGGAAGTTGAAGGGATGGGGGTTGCTCATCTGATATCTCAGGGTCTTGGGGGTCTTGATAATATTAAAGAGTTTGATGTTGTTTCAACAAATTTAAGATTTGTAGTTTTCAGTCCTGAGCTTGTCTCTGAAGATATTCTTAAAAAAACAGGAGCTTTAAATATTGTTACAATTGATAATACAATTAAAATTGATTATGGCACAAATGTATTTTATTTAAAACAGGCGATTGAAAATTATTCTCCTGAAAAACTTTTGAAGGCCAGTGTTGTTGTTGTCTCTGATAATGTTAAGCATGGAATTCAGGCATAT